From Synoicihabitans lomoniglobus, the proteins below share one genomic window:
- a CDS encoding Gfo/Idh/MocA family protein, producing the protein MSKKIAIIGAGGMAAYHIAGFRQAGAEVIAMADVNHDAAKATAAKQGIPQTFGDVAEMFTALPELDGVSVIVPNKFHAPLALQAMQAGKNVFCEKPPAMSAAEMAELKATAESTGQTLMFNFNNRARPESYAMRGYVTDGSIGTINTCQAKWIRRAGIPGFGGWFTNKGLAGGGPLIDLLHMIDLGMHFMGYPEPAHVLATTYHDHIDNKAFKGPWGIPDNAKGVNDVEAAAHGFVTFKTGQSMSFQVSWAEMNQREECSCVFQGSKAGGMIRRLFGVDGLDETSVDDCELYTVENGLHVNRTIKVAADETMGRERSAANFIKTLEGTEKPLNTPSEALSLMKLIDGAYASAASGTPVAL; encoded by the coding sequence ATGAGTAAAAAAATCGCCATCATCGGTGCCGGCGGCATGGCCGCCTACCACATCGCCGGTTTCCGCCAAGCCGGCGCCGAGGTCATCGCCATGGCCGACGTCAATCACGACGCCGCCAAGGCCACCGCCGCCAAACAGGGCATCCCGCAAACCTTCGGCGACGTCGCCGAGATGTTCACCGCCCTGCCCGAGCTCGACGGCGTGTCCGTCATCGTGCCCAACAAGTTTCACGCCCCGCTCGCCCTCCAAGCCATGCAGGCCGGCAAAAACGTTTTCTGCGAAAAACCGCCCGCCATGAGCGCCGCCGAGATGGCCGAACTCAAAGCCACGGCCGAGTCGACCGGCCAAACGCTGATGTTCAACTTCAACAACCGCGCCCGCCCCGAAAGCTACGCCATGCGCGGCTACGTGACCGACGGCTCCATTGGCACGATCAATACCTGCCAGGCCAAGTGGATCCGCCGCGCCGGCATCCCCGGCTTCGGCGGTTGGTTCACCAACAAAGGCCTCGCCGGCGGCGGTCCCCTCATCGACCTCCTCCACATGATCGATCTCGGCATGCATTTCATGGGCTACCCCGAGCCCGCGCACGTCCTCGCCACGACTTACCACGATCATATCGACAACAAAGCCTTCAAGGGTCCGTGGGGCATCCCCGACAACGCCAAAGGCGTGAACGACGTCGAGGCCGCCGCCCACGGTTTTGTCACGTTCAAGACCGGCCAATCCATGTCGTTCCAGGTATCCTGGGCCGAGATGAACCAACGCGAAGAATGCTCCTGCGTCTTCCAAGGTTCGAAAGCCGGCGGCATGATCCGTCGCCTCTTCGGCGTCGACGGACTCGATGAAACCTCCGTCGATGACTGCGAACTCTACACCGTTGAAAACGGCCTCCACGTGAATCGCACCATCAAGGTCGCCGCCGACGAGACCATGGGCCGCGAGCGTTCCGCCGCCAACTTCATCAAGACCCTCGAAGGCACGGAAAAGCCGCTCAACACCCCGAGCGAAGCCCTCTCCCTCATGAAGCTCATCGACGGCGCCTACGCCTCCGCCGCCTCCGGCACCCCCGTTGCGCTGTAA
- a CDS encoding sugar phosphate isomerase/epimerase family protein yields MSRPVTLFTGQWADLSLEKLAPLAKSMGYDGLELACWGDHFDVDAANAKYIKEKWELLADHGLECFALSNHLVGQAICDNIDERHKAILSPAVWGNGDPEGVRKRAAKQLTKTAKVARKFFDAKPGAKKGAPAVVNGFTGSSIWHSLYAFPPTSMEYWQAGFDDFAKRFGPIMDAFDKVNVNFGLEVHPTEIAFDIASAHTALKAIKNHKRFGFNYDPSHLGYQGVDYVKFIRDFGKRIFHVHMKDVWWDHGNGDVGVFGGHTGFGDARRFWDFRSVGRGDINFEEIIVALNDVGYAGPLSVEWEDIRMDRVQGGTESAAFCHGIDFAKSAVAFDAAFDKENQ; encoded by the coding sequence ATGTCGAGACCCGTCACCCTGTTCACCGGCCAATGGGCCGATCTCTCCCTCGAAAAACTCGCCCCCCTCGCCAAGAGCATGGGCTACGACGGCCTCGAGCTCGCCTGTTGGGGCGACCACTTCGATGTGGATGCCGCCAACGCCAAATACATTAAGGAAAAGTGGGAGCTGCTCGCCGATCACGGCCTCGAGTGTTTCGCCCTTTCCAACCACCTCGTCGGTCAGGCCATCTGCGACAACATCGACGAGCGGCACAAAGCCATCCTCTCCCCCGCCGTCTGGGGCAATGGCGACCCCGAAGGCGTCCGCAAGCGCGCCGCCAAACAACTCACCAAAACCGCCAAGGTCGCCCGCAAGTTCTTCGATGCCAAACCCGGCGCCAAAAAAGGCGCTCCCGCCGTCGTCAACGGTTTCACCGGCTCCTCCATCTGGCACTCCCTCTACGCCTTCCCGCCCACCTCGATGGAATACTGGCAGGCCGGCTTCGACGACTTCGCCAAACGCTTCGGCCCGATCATGGACGCCTTCGACAAGGTCAATGTGAACTTCGGCCTCGAGGTCCACCCGACCGAAATCGCCTTCGACATCGCCTCCGCCCACACCGCGCTCAAGGCCATCAAGAACCACAAGCGCTTCGGCTTCAACTACGACCCCTCCCATCTCGGGTATCAGGGCGTCGACTACGTGAAGTTCATCCGCGACTTCGGCAAACGCATCTTCCACGTTCACATGAAGGACGTCTGGTGGGATCACGGCAACGGCGACGTCGGCGTCTTCGGCGGCCACACCGGCTTCGGTGACGCCCGCCGCTTCTGGGACTTCCGCTCCGTCGGCCGCGGCGACATCAATTTCGAGGAAATCATCGTCGCCCTCAACGACGTCGGTTACGCCGGCCCTCTTTCCGTCGAGTGGGAAGACATCCGCATGGACCGCGTTCAGGGCGGCACCGAATCCGCCGCGTTCTGCCACGGCATCGACTTCGCCAAGAGCGCCGTCGCCTTCGACGCCGCCTTCGACAAGGAAAATCAATAG